The Hordeum vulgare subsp. vulgare chromosome 7H, MorexV3_pseudomolecules_assembly, whole genome shotgun sequence DNA window TTGCGGTCGTCCTTGAGACGGAAACTGAGAAGATGTATTCCTTTGGTACACCATCTTCTAACCCCATTACTGATGCTTTCCTATCAGAAGCACCACTAGAAGTTCCACTTGCCGATGAGGCAACAACTACTAGAATTGCACAACTACAAAGTGAGGTGGCTCGTCTAGATCTTAATTGCATGAGAGAGTATAAGGAAAACCAACTCTCCATCGAGCATATGAAAAAGGTCCAAGAGGAGTTCCCAGGTATGCCAGCAAACCTTATCTTCTTAAAGGAAGAAGACCTTGACCTTGAAGATCTCGAGAATCTATCCAATGAAATCTCTCGTGTCCATGAAAACATTGGGcaccggttgccaccattgcgtcATGGCCATAAATCCATGACAGGTGGTGCAAGCATGATACCAAACATGCTACCGTCAAGTGGTGTACCATCGGATCGCATGAAGACTATCCCTTCATCGGTGCACTCAATGTGGTCTCATCATCTTCCACAACATCAAGCGTGTTTGTCTCCACTACCGTCATCACCAAGACACACTTTGGCAccacattttcctcaggtgcCAGCAATGCTCCACTCATCACCATCTGCTTCAGTGCCACAGTTGAATACCGAGATACACACAACACCTAATCAAGCACATGAGCTACCTCCACCACAAGATATAACGGTCGAGGACTATGTAAGTCCTTGTAATCTAGCGAACCCACAGAACAATGTAAACCCTAACTCTACAACTGGGTACAATTTGGAGGCCTCTCCACTATTGTCCTACTCTGGTGGCAATGATTTTACCATTGATGAACCATTTGGCTATGAATCATGGGGTCATGCTCCACCAGAGCAACCATTCTACAATGGATTTGTAGATTTGGGTGCTTACTTGGGCTATAATGGTGTTGATGTAGGACAGTCTTCCATGGGAAATGATGGATGTCTTAGTGCGCCGCATAAATCTTCCTCTAGCTAGACGCTAGTCAGCACAACCATTTTAGTGCTATGTTAAAATAAAGTTGTTCAATCTCCATTTGGAAATTTGTAATCATTTGGACTGTTTACTAAGTCCATTCAAGGCAATAATAAACATGTTTGATGTTATATGTATTGGACATGAAGATATTTCCTTATCATGTGTCGCATTGTGTTTGGGTTATAgtcaaatattttttattttccttatTGACTTGTTCGACATCTTATGAGTGAAGTAATATGAACCTGGAATTATAATTTCAATGAATTGGAAAATTCAAATTTTTATATCTAATTGTGGCATAGTGTTTTTGTTATAGTCAAataattttattttcttgttcagATGTTATGTATCTTATAGATGAATGAGtatgaacaacaataacaacttgaTATGAGATTCATTTGAAATTATGGTAAATCAAGTTTTTTTTATAATagatgcatgtgcatcttgtcACTGAACTAAAACAAAGAGTAAAATCATGGCCACATAATGCTCCATTAATGGCATATATGGACCATTACAAACATAGAAAAGCATCCAAAATCTAGAGCCCTACATGAATATATATTGTAAAATGTCATTTTTAACATCATGCTCGACAATTACAAACATAGAAACTAATAAGATGTATTCCTTTGGTACACCATTTGCTAACCCCATTACTGATGCTTTCCTATCAGGAGCACCACTAGAAGTTCCACTTGTCGATGAGGCAACGACTACTAGAATTGCACAGCTACAAAGTGAGGTGACTCATCTAGATCTTAATTGCATGAGAGAGTATAAGGAAAACCAAATCTCCATCGAGCATATGAATAAAGTCCAAAAGGAGTTCCCaggtatgacaacaaaccttatcTTCTCGACGGAAGAAGTCCTTGACCTCGAAGATCTCGAAAATCTATCCAATGAAATCTCTCGTGTCCATGATAAAATTGGGCACAGGTTGCCACCATTGCGTCATGGCCATAAATCCATGACAGGTTTTGCAAGTATGATACAAAACAGGCTAACATCAAGTGGTGTGCCATCGGATCGCATGAAGACTATCCCTTCATTGGGGCATTCAATGTGGGCTCATCATGTTCCACAACATCAAGTGTGTTTGTCTCCACTATCATTATCAGCAACACACACTGTGGCACCACATTTTGCTCAGGTGCGAGTAATGTTCCACTCCTCACCATCTGCTTCAGTGCCACAGTTGGATAATGAGCTACAAACAAATCCTAATCAAGCACATGAGCTACCTCCACCACCAGATATAAGGGTCGAGGACTATGTAAGTCCTTGTAACCTAGTCAACCCATAAAACAATACAAACCATAACCCTACAACTAGGTATAATTTGGAGGCCTCTCCACTACTGTACTATTCTGGTGGCCATGATTTTACCATTGATGGACCATTTGGCTATGGATCATGGGGTCATGCTCCATGAGAGCAACCATTCTACAATGGATTTGTTGATATGGGTGCTTACTTGGGCTATAATGGTGTTGATGTAGGATAGTCTTCCATGGGAAATGATGGATGTGTTAATGCGCCACAGAAATCTTCCTCTAGCTATATGTTAGTCAGCACAACCATTTTAGTGCTATGTTAAAATAAAGTCGTTCAATTTCCATTTGGAAATTTGTAATCATTTGGACTATTTACTAAGTCCATTCAAGGCAATAATAAACATGTTGGATGTTATATGTATTGGATGTGAAGGTATTTCCTTGTTTATGTGTCGCATTGTGTTTGTATTATagtcaaatatttttaattttcgTTGTTGACTTGTTCGACATCTGACGAGTGAAGTAATATGAACCTAGAATTATAGTTTTGATGAACTGGAACATTCAATTTTTTATATCTATTTGTTGCATAGTGTTTTTGGTATAGtcaaatatttttattttcttgttctgaTGTTAGGCATCTTATAGATGAATGAGTATGAAAAACAATAACAACTCGATATGAGATTCATTTGAAATTATGGCAAATCAAGTTTTTTTATAATAGGTGCATGTGCATCTTGTCATTGAACTAAAACAAAGAGTAAACTTGTGGCCACATAATGCTCCATGAATGGCGTATATGCACCATTACAAGCATAGAAAGGCATCCAAAATCTAGAGCTCTGCATGAATATATATATTGTAAAATGTCATTTTTAACATGATGCTCGACAATTACAATGATGAAAGACTTAGAAATATATAATCTCAATCCCATATGGACACGTGAGTTAATTAACACAAGTACACCACTTCTATATAAGAACACCCTAAATCTGAAACTTAATTATGACTATAGACTCTATTCTTTTTTCATATAACATATGGTAATTGTTCATTAGGTAAACTAAGCTATGGTGGGTATTTATTATGTATGCCCAACTCAAATCATCACCCATTACCACCACAAGCACATAaatatcaaaaaaaggaaatgccTAATCTAGGAATCATATTTCATATTGTAAAGATCAAATATTTATTTTATGATACAAAAAATTATTTAACCAAAATAAACCTTAGAGTATATAATGTCTATCCCGAATCACTACTAGGATAAATTCTAGTAGTAGTGCTTGTTTTGCCAATACAAGTAGCACTGGTGGCAGCTCTACTGCTAAGGCGCTACAGCTAAGTTTTAGCAGTAGAGCTGGAAAACTAGCGCTACTGTTAAGTAAGGTAGCTGTAGTGCTGGTAGACAAAAAGCGCTGCtactaaaccagcgctactgctaatattcctaccagtgctactgctaacatTCCTGCTTTCAAGAATTTAATTCTTCTCTACGTATTTGTGCCCCCTCTacatatttgtgcatgctctaaacaatagtttcatcatatcataataaatatacattattctcatcatatcatacacataaagtagtcgCGTCATATataccatcatcttcatcatcaccattatccaacacaaatatcatcacatctcCAAAATAGCAATACACAAGTCATGTATTGAATAAATGCAACtacatggtcatggcacacccacaagtttcatcatctctatctaaacCATGATGTGGAAGAGAAGAGCGAATAACATAAAGCAAGCGCGCGACTATGTActacttcttgaggcaccggcTTCGCTCCCTctcttgccgtagcatccacctcaacTAACTATTTTCCGCTTCGGATGTGTTGCGAACCCTCTGTGAATAGCGCCCGCATACCTGTCCACCTCGGCGTGAGCGCCTGGtcagtggtcgtacactcctgtAACCCTCCTAATGAATACGATGTAGCCGTCCTTCGCCCTCTCTGATGTATGTACCTGCATCATAAGTTGATGAATTCAACGATaacatgcaacataatgtacttgagaaacacaaagagtCATAGTTAGCAAAATACAAGAAACCTATAGTAAGCATAAATAATGAAGTTCCTCttacacaaactaattaactagagcgatgtacGCTAGTTTATAGAAAGACAGTAGTACGAATTAtaaacacacattgtcatcgtcaatcactcATCCTTGTTGGGGCACCAATATTCATAGTCGGAGATGAATGacccgagcttcgtgaaaggatcCAGGCCTAGACGTTAAGCGAGTAGTATTTCTCGGAGATTCTCCCGCCTCATTGGCTCatggaagtgttggaaatatgccctagaggcaataataaattagttattattatatttctttgttcatgataatcgtttattatccatgctataattgtattgattggaaacacagtgcatgtgtggatacatagacaaaacactgtccctagtaggcctctagttgactagctcgttgatcaaagatggtcaaggtttcctgaccataggcaagtgttgtcacttgataacggggtcacatcattaggagaatcatgtgatggactagacccaaactaatagacgtagcatgttgatcgtgtcattttgttgctactgttttctgcgtgtcaatttgttcctatgaccatgagatcatataactcactaacaccggaggaatgctttgtgtgtatcaaacgttgcaacgtaactggatgactataaagatgctctacaggtatctccgaaggtgttcgttgagttagtatggatcgagactgggatttgtcactccgtgtgacggagaggtatctcggggcccactcggtaatacaacatcacacacaagccttgcaagcaatgtgacttagtgtaagttgcgggatcttgtattacggaacgagtaaagagacttgccggtaaatgagattgaaatagttatgcggatactgacgatcgaatcttgggcaagtaacataccgaaggacaaagggaatgacatacgggattatatgaatccttgacactgaggttcaaccgataagatcttcggagaatatgtaggatccaatatgggcatccaggtcccgctattggatattgaccgaggagtcactcgggtcatgtctacatagttctcaaacccgcagggtctgcacacttaaggttcgacattgtcttatgtgtatttgagttatatggttggttaccgaatgttgttcggagtcccggatgagatccaagacgtcacgaggagctccggaggtaaagattgatatataagaagtcctgttttggtcaccggaaaagtttcgggctcatcggtagtgtaccgggagtgccgggaggggtgccggggaccatcgggaggggtgtcacgccccaaggggtctcatgggctatgggaagagataaaccagcccctagtgggctggaattgttggggaacatcgcatgggaaacaaaaattttcctacgcgcacgaagacctatcatggtgatgtccatctacgagaggggatgagtgatctacgtacccttgtagaccgtacagcagaagcgttagagaacgcggttgatgtagtggaacgtcctcacgtccctcgatccggcccgcgaacaatcccgtgatcagtcccacgatctagtaccgaacggacggc harbors:
- the LOC123413185 gene encoding agamous-like MADS-box protein MADS3, with the protein product MPRKDRRSVIAYIEDDKERDVTFFKRRSGLFKSVADLSVVTGARVAVVLETETEKMYSFGTPSSNPITDAFLSEAPLEVPLADEATTTRIAQLQSEVARLDLNCMREYKENQLSIEHMKKVQEEFPGMPANLIFLKEEDLDLEDLENLSNEISRVHENIGHRLPPLRHGHKSMTGGASMIPNMLPSSGVPSDRMKTIPSSVHSMWSHHLPQHQACLSPLPSSPRHTLAPHFPQVPAMLHSSPSASVPQLNTEIHTTPNQAHELPPPQDITVEDYVSPCNLANPQNNVNPNSTTGYNLEASPLLSYSGGNDFTIDEPFGYESWGHAPPEQPFYNGFVDLGAYLGYNGVDVGQSSMGNDGCLSAPHKSSSS